Proteins encoded in a region of the Vicia villosa cultivar HV-30 ecotype Madison, WI linkage group LG5, Vvil1.0, whole genome shotgun sequence genome:
- the LOC131607051 gene encoding uncharacterized protein LOC131607051, whose amino-acid sequence MLKVAAFRWNWRPLSSLPLSHFPFKNLHTPNPNLRFTTSNLFCSASLQTSPSLNAELDPHLRCSMPQTPLRVAVLLSGGVDSSVALRLLHAAGHSCTAFYLKIWFQEDFENFWSECPWEDDLKYAKDVCNQVEVPLEVVHLTDEYWKNVVSYIIEEYRCGRTPNPDVLCNTRIKFGAFLDAIGGMGFNYVASGHYAKVVHPIADKMDDPSILELSQDMVKDQTYFLSHLSQSQLKRLLFPLGCIPKDEVRRLATKFDLPNKNRKDSQGICFLGKIKFSEFVARHIGEKEGIILEAESGDFLGKHRGFWFYTIGQRQGLRLAGGPWYVVEKDVKNNVVFVSRNYFSLDKRRRIFRVGSFKWLSGLPPKQRSQLRCKVRHGPGFYDCSLQMELEGDDLSDSAVVHISDDDQGLAAGQFTAFYEGRTCIGSGVILESGNGQSYPVCAKAFEIARMEDKSKIGNPVKIKVKPDNPQEVCDSIELASKAS is encoded by the exons ATGTTGAAGGTAGCAGCATTCCGTTGGAACTGGAGGCCACTCTCTTCCCTCCCTCTATCTCATTTCCCATTCAAAAACCTCCACACACCAAACCCTAATCTCCGATTCACCACCTCCAATCTCTTCTGTTCCGCTTCTCTGCAAACCTCGCCCTCTCTCAATGCCGAACTGGACCCACACCTCCGCTGTTCCATGCCGCAGACCCCACTCCGAGTCGCCGTCCTTCTCAGCGGAGGCGTCGACAGCAGCGTCGCTCTCCGGTTACTCCACGCCGCTGGTCATTCCTGCACCGCCTTCTATCTCAAGATATGGTTCCAA GAAGATTTTGAGAACTTCTGGTCGGAATGTCCTTGGGAAGATGATTTGAAGTATGCTAAAGACGTTTGCAATCAGGTTGAAGTACCATTAGAAGTTGTTCATTTGACAGATGAATACTGGAAAAACGTG GTTTCTTATATCATTGAAGAGTATCGGTGTGGTCGAACTCCGAACCCAGATGTTCTTTGCAATACAAGAATAAAATTTG GTGCATTTTTGGATGCAATTGGTGGTATGGGTTTTAACTATGTTGCCTCTGGTCATTATGCGAAGGTTGTCCACCCAATTGCGGATAAGATGGATGACCCTTCTATTCTAGAACTATCACAAGACATG GTAAAGGACCAAACTTACTTCTTATCACACCTATCACAGTCCCAGCTGAAGCGACTTCTTTTTCCACTTGGTTGTATTCCTAAG GATGAAGTCCGCAGGCTTGCCACAAAATTTGATCTTCCAAATAAGAATAGAAAGGATTCCCAGGGAATATGCTTTTTGGGCAAG ATAAAATTCAGCGAATTTGTTGCAAGGCATATTGGGGAAAAAGAAGGTATCATACTAGAAGCTGAGTCAGGTGATTTCCTTGGCAAACATCGGGGCTTCTGGTTTTATACTATAGGTCAACGCCAAGGTCTACGGCTAGCTGGAGGTCCATG GTATGTTGTTGAGAAGGATGTAAAAAACAATGTAGTTTTTGTATCCAGAAACTACTTTTCTTTGGACAAAAGAAGGCGCATATTCCGTGTTGGCTCTTTCAAATGGCTTAGTGGGTTACCCCCTAAGCAGAGAAGTCAGCTTCGATGCAAG GTGAGACATGGTCCCGGGTTTTATGATTGTAGCTTACAAATGGAACTTGAAGGAGATGATTTAAGTGACTCTGCCGTCGTTCACATATCTGACGATGACCAAGGCCTAGCAGCTGGACAGTTCACAGCCTTCTATGAGGGAAGAACATGCATTGGTTCTGGTGTGATTTTGGAGTCCGGGAATGGTCAAAGTTATCCTGTTTGCGCAAAAGCTTTCGAAATTGCAAGAATGGAAGATAAGTCCAAGATTGGTAATCCAGTAAAGATAAAAGTTAAACCAGATAACCCACAAGAAGTGTGTGATTCCATAGAATTGGCAAGTAAAGCTTCATAG